A part of Desulfobacter sp. genomic DNA contains:
- the tsaA gene encoding tRNA (N6-threonylcarbamoyladenosine(37)-N6)-methyltransferase TrmO, with translation MDNNWPEMNLYPIGKVASPLTVPSLKPTRDSLEPGISRENIKKEHHKIHDMVSEIHVFESSTRRLKGVEAFSHILVIYWPHLIAEEKRDLEQVHPMGRKDIEKQGIFATCSPARPNPVLVSAVRLVERKGNVLVVKGFEAVDNSPVIDIKPYSPHYMLVEDLTLPEWMENITSD, from the coding sequence ATGGACAATAATTGGCCTGAAATGAATTTGTATCCCATTGGTAAAGTTGCCTCCCCCCTGACAGTCCCAAGTCTTAAACCGACCCGGGACAGCCTGGAGCCCGGTATCAGCCGGGAAAACATAAAAAAGGAACATCATAAAATCCATGATATGGTCAGTGAGATTCATGTGTTTGAGTCCTCGACCCGGCGGCTCAAGGGGGTTGAGGCTTTTTCCCATATCCTGGTTATTTACTGGCCCCATCTCATCGCAGAGGAAAAGCGGGATTTGGAACAGGTGCACCCCATGGGAAGGAAAGATATTGAGAAGCAGGGCATTTTTGCCACCTGCAGCCCGGCCAGGCCGAACCCGGTCCTGGTGTCAGCCGTCAGGCTGGTGGAAAGAAAGGGCAATGTTCTTGTGGTAAAGGGATTTGAAGCCGTGGACAACAGCCCGGTCATCGACATCAAACCCTATTCCCCCCATTATATGCTGGTAGAGGACCTTACCCTGCCGGAATGGATGGAGAATATTACATCGGATTAA